The following proteins are co-located in the Candidatus Zixiibacteriota bacterium genome:
- the corA gene encoding magnesium/cobalt transporter CorA, which produces MVKHIKKFSKKIGLKPGSVVHIGERKIETVKISVIDYDQTNHKTLELKTIEECFQYKDTSSFTWIDICGLHDVELIAKLGQHFGLHDLILEDIANTGQRPKIEEADNHIFIVLKMLYHDTKSGELVSEQVSLVFGANYLISFQEREGDVFDHVRKRIEKTVPRVRFLGTDYLAYALMDAVIDHYFIVLENDGEKIEALEEDLVTNPKREDIETIHEMKRELLGMRRRVWPLREVVGGLERSESSLIHDYTKPYVRDLYEHVVQVIDTVETFRDMVSGLLDIYLSSISNRMNEVMKVLTIIATIFIPLGFLAGIYGMNFDTSVSPFNMPELGLKYGYLLFWLVALAVGGGLVMYFRKRKWL; this is translated from the coding sequence ATGGTCAAACACATAAAGAAATTCTCGAAGAAGATCGGCCTCAAGCCGGGGTCCGTAGTCCACATAGGCGAGAGGAAGATTGAGACAGTCAAGATCAGCGTTATAGACTACGACCAGACGAACCACAAGACGCTTGAGCTCAAGACCATCGAGGAATGCTTTCAGTATAAAGACACATCATCTTTTACATGGATTGACATATGTGGCCTGCACGATGTTGAGCTGATCGCCAAGCTCGGCCAGCATTTCGGATTGCATGATCTGATTCTCGAGGATATCGCTAACACCGGGCAGCGCCCGAAGATTGAAGAAGCTGACAACCATATTTTCATTGTTTTGAAGATGTTGTACCATGACACCAAGAGTGGAGAGCTTGTCTCAGAGCAGGTAAGTCTTGTATTCGGGGCCAACTATCTGATATCGTTTCAGGAAAGGGAAGGCGATGTTTTTGATCATGTGAGAAAGAGGATCGAAAAGACTGTCCCGAGAGTCAGATTCCTCGGAACGGATTATCTCGCATACGCGCTGATGGATGCTGTCATCGATCACTATTTTATCGTGTTGGAAAACGATGGAGAGAAAATCGAAGCTCTTGAAGAGGATCTTGTCACGAACCCGAAGCGGGAGGACATCGAGACAATCCATGAGATGAAGAGGGAATTGCTTGGGATGAGGCGGCGCGTCTGGCCTCTCCGGGAAGTTGTCGGCGGTCTTGAAAGATCGGAATCGTCGTTGATTCATGACTATACGAAACCGTACGTTCGCGATTTATACGAACATGTCGTACAGGTCATCGATACCGTCGAGACATTTCGCGATATGGTATCGGGGCTTCTGGATATATACCTGTCAAGCATCAGCAATCGCATGAATGAAGTCATGAAAGTCCTGACGATCATTGCCACTATTTTCATTCCGCTCGGTTTCCTGGCCGGGATTTATGGCATGAACTTCGATACATCGGTCAGTCCCTTTAACATGCCGGAGCTTGGCCTGAAATACGGTTACCTGCTATTCTGGCTGGTTGCGCTCGCAGTTGGAGGAGGACTTGTCATGTATTTCAGAAAAAGGAAATGGCTGTAG